The following are encoded together in the Planococcus antarcticus DSM 14505 genome:
- a CDS encoding anti-sigma factor family protein, whose translation MNACPENVIHLMGDYLDGDISPSDERQLKECLESCSDCRKQYQALSKTIAFVQSASHIQAPSDFVQKTMGRLPKERQHAGVQRWFRRHPMLVAAALFCILMSAALFTNFNDDQQFSFTKQPDLVVEGQTVVVPEGQIVVGDLTVRNGDLRVEGELQGNVTIVNGQYMASSGVITGEIEEIDKAFEWLWYTIKNGFKDAAAIFETDGSQTKQ comes from the coding sequence ATGAATGCGTGTCCGGAAAACGTGATCCATCTAATGGGCGATTACCTGGATGGGGATATCAGTCCAAGCGATGAAAGACAATTGAAAGAATGCTTGGAAAGCTGCAGTGATTGTAGAAAGCAGTACCAGGCATTAAGCAAAACCATTGCATTTGTCCAAAGTGCATCACATATACAGGCACCTTCCGATTTTGTCCAAAAAACTATGGGACGACTGCCGAAAGAAAGACAGCATGCAGGTGTTCAGCGGTGGTTCAGAAGACATCCAATGCTGGTAGCTGCAGCGTTATTCTGCATATTGATGAGTGCGGCATTATTTACGAACTTCAACGATGATCAGCAATTTTCGTTCACCAAGCAGCCGGATTTAGTGGTAGAGGGCCAGACAGTGGTGGTTCCTGAAGGCCAGATCGTAGTCGGGGACTTGACCGTACGCAATGGCGATTTGCGTGTGGAAGGCGAGCTTCAAGGAAATGTCACGATTGTGAATGGCCAATACATGGCATCGAGTGGCGTTATTACCGGTGAAATTGAGGAAATTGACAAAGCATTCGAATGGCTGTGGTACACCATTAAAAACGGCTTCAAGGATGCAGCCGCTATTTTTGAGACAGATGGCAGCCAAACAAAACAGTAA
- a CDS encoding GNAT family N-acetyltransferase, with product MIIESDGIRLRLLKREDFEALWALYTPKIFEYMLNKVEDFEGMVTWLEAGLNQSNVLIFAVENPETAEILGTTRIYAIDETHKSCEIGATFYAQSAQRTHVNTAVKLALLSYCFEERGMIRVQFKTDADNTLSQKAIERIGAVKEGVLRNERIRSTGKPRDAVVYSIIDQDWPKVKKELVEKVNKYT from the coding sequence ATGATTATTGAATCGGATGGCATTCGTTTGCGCTTATTAAAGAGAGAAGATTTTGAAGCGCTGTGGGCTTTGTATACTCCAAAAATATTTGAATATATGCTCAATAAAGTTGAGGATTTTGAAGGCATGGTGACTTGGTTGGAAGCAGGTCTGAACCAATCGAACGTGCTTATTTTTGCGGTGGAAAACCCTGAGACTGCCGAGATTCTCGGCACGACACGCATATATGCAATTGACGAGACCCATAAAAGCTGTGAGATTGGTGCTACTTTTTATGCACAGTCTGCTCAGCGAACACATGTCAATACGGCAGTTAAACTCGCTTTGCTGAGTTATTGCTTCGAAGAGCGCGGCATGATCCGAGTTCAATTCAAAACGGATGCTGATAATACCCTCTCACAGAAGGCCATTGAGCGCATCGGGGCTGTAAAAGAAGGAGTATTGCGCAATGAACGCATCCGCTCGACCGGCAAGCCAAGAGATGCGGTAGTCTATTCAATTATTGATCAGGATTGGCCGAAAGTGAAAAAAGAACTTGTGGAAAAAGTGAATAAATATACTTGA
- a CDS encoding KinB-signaling pathway activation protein: MTIRNWVKFFLKALLIGGAVTGVLGLFVRWDDIFSQPFNAGQWGEFLAGFVWLVIVGLTMSIISQLCFFAYLTVHQIGMNIFRTLRLWNWVQLLIIGVVITDLILFRFAPNAETTEQVWLYGILLTILIVTGVVTAYFKAKWTNKDTFISALFFMIVITTVEWLPALMVEEGNIDSWVTLLLFPFLAVNAYQLLVLPKYNAQSDIDRQKLEERRAARKAEAQTASKK, translated from the coding sequence TTGACAATACGAAATTGGGTTAAGTTTTTCTTGAAAGCTCTTTTAATTGGTGGAGCGGTAACCGGTGTGCTCGGTTTATTCGTTCGCTGGGATGATATATTTTCACAACCGTTTAACGCAGGTCAATGGGGCGAGTTTCTCGCAGGATTTGTGTGGCTGGTCATTGTCGGCTTGACGATGAGCATCATCAGCCAATTGTGTTTCTTTGCCTACTTAACGGTGCATCAGATCGGGATGAATATCTTCCGGACATTGCGATTATGGAACTGGGTTCAGCTGTTGATCATCGGAGTGGTCATTACCGATTTGATTTTATTCCGTTTTGCACCAAACGCAGAAACGACTGAACAGGTCTGGCTATATGGCATACTATTGACCATTCTGATTGTTACCGGAGTTGTGACGGCATACTTCAAAGCGAAATGGACCAATAAGGATACATTTATTTCTGCATTGTTCTTCATGATCGTTATCACGACGGTGGAATGGTTGCCTGCATTGATGGTGGAAGAGGGGAATATCGACAGCTGGGTAACTTTATTGCTGTTCCCGTTCTTGGCAGTGAATGCTTATCAGCTATTGGTATTGCCGAAATACAACGCACAATCAGATATTGACCGACAGAAATTGGAAGAGCGGCGCGCCGCAAGAAAAGCGGAGGCACAGACAGCTTCCAAAAAATAA
- the sigW gene encoding RNA polymerase sigma factor SigW yields MNALVNKRIAKVLKGDQNAFAEIVELYQHQLFQICYRMLGNKQEAEDIAQEAFMRAYVNIHTFDQNRKFSTWLYRIATNLCIDRIRKKKPDYHLDAEVRGTEGLNMYSKVANDDELPEEELMRMEVQERVQYEISRLPDKYRAAIVLKYIEELPLAEISEILDLPLGTVKTRIHRGREALRKQLSNL; encoded by the coding sequence ATGAATGCGTTAGTCAATAAACGAATAGCTAAGGTTTTAAAAGGCGATCAGAACGCATTCGCCGAAATCGTGGAGCTTTATCAGCATCAGCTGTTTCAGATTTGCTACCGTATGCTTGGCAACAAGCAGGAAGCGGAAGATATCGCTCAGGAAGCTTTTATGCGCGCTTACGTAAATATTCACACGTTCGATCAGAATCGGAAATTTTCCACATGGCTGTACCGCATCGCCACTAATCTGTGCATTGACCGGATTCGCAAAAAAAAGCCGGACTATCACCTGGATGCTGAAGTGCGCGGGACGGAAGGCTTGAACATGTATTCGAAAGTTGCCAATGATGATGAACTTCCAGAAGAAGAGTTGATGAGGATGGAAGTTCAGGAGCGAGTACAGTACGAAATCAGCCGCTTGCCAGATAAGTACCGTGCCGCTATTGTATTAAAGTATATTGAAGAATTGCCGTTGGCAGAAATCAGTGAAATCCTAGATTTGCCGTTAGGTACGGTGAAGACACGTATACACCGAGGGCGAGAAGCTCTTCGCAAGCAATTGAGCAATTTGTAG
- the rocF gene encoding arginase, translating to MNKLNISIIGVPMDHGQNRRGVDMGPSAIRYAGVVDRIEDLGHTVSDEGDIQIGQADGSVDTSTNLRNLKAITEATEALGDKVFEVAEAGNFPLVLGGDHSIAIGTLSGISERHENLGVIWYDAHADMNTSDTSPSGNIHGMPLAASFGHGHEKLTNIRGYSPKVKPENIVIIGARSVDPGERELIKEHGIRVYSMHEIDKMGMHAVIEDSIRYLKEERKTDAVHLSLDLDGIDPMYTPGVGTPVPGGISYRESHLAMEMLFDADIITSAEFVEVNPILDEKNRTADVAVALIGSLFGEKLM from the coding sequence ATGAATAAATTAAATATTTCTATTATCGGAGTTCCAATGGACCACGGTCAAAATCGCCGTGGCGTTGACATGGGACCAAGCGCCATCCGCTATGCCGGAGTAGTAGACCGCATTGAAGACCTGGGTCATACGGTTTCGGATGAAGGGGATATCCAGATTGGCCAGGCAGATGGCAGCGTTGACACATCAACGAATCTGCGTAATTTGAAAGCGATTACGGAAGCGACAGAAGCACTTGGTGATAAAGTATTTGAAGTGGCAGAAGCGGGCAATTTTCCGTTGGTGTTAGGCGGCGATCATAGCATTGCTATCGGTACTCTTTCTGGAATTTCGGAGCGTCATGAAAACTTGGGCGTCATTTGGTATGACGCACACGCAGACATGAACACCAGCGATACTTCACCATCCGGAAATATCCACGGCATGCCGCTTGCAGCAAGCTTTGGACACGGCCATGAAAAATTGACGAATATCCGTGGTTATTCACCGAAAGTTAAGCCTGAAAATATTGTTATCATCGGGGCGCGTTCGGTTGACCCAGGTGAGCGTGAATTGATCAAAGAGCATGGGATCCGCGTTTACAGCATGCACGAAATCGACAAAATGGGCATGCATGCAGTGATCGAAGATTCCATCCGCTATTTGAAAGAAGAGCGCAAGACGGATGCAGTCCATCTGTCACTGGATCTTGATGGCATCGATCCAATGTACACGCCAGGCGTTGGTACACCGGTTCCAGGTGGTATCAGCTACCGTGAAAGTCATTTAGCGATGGAGATGCTGTTTGATGCAGACATCATTACTTCTGCTGAATTTGTGGAAGTTAACCCGATTCTTGATGAAAAAAATCGGACAGCTGACGTAGCAGTTGCATTGATTGGTTCCTTATTCGGCGAAAAATTAATGTAA
- a CDS encoding citrate synthase/methylcitrate synthase: MFQQGLKGVVAVQTAIASVDGDRGELRYRGQLVGDVIQGKSFDETAYFLWYGQWPDAEQLTNLQQQLISYRELPAHIVEIAQLLPKETPLMDAMRTLVSAYTHAEFQATSPAEQAIALTAALPVMTAAFYRLQIGQELISPRDDFGHTENYLWMINGQEPTRVQTEALETYLKLTMEHGMNASTFAARVTISTESDLVSAVVSAIGTMKGPLHGGAPSGVIDLLDKMKTEDRIDAVITEKLDRGEKIMGFGHRVYRTEDPRSVILRDKCFELQGEDPWIDLATVAEKHIVNLLNERKPGRALYTNVEFYAAAIMRSIAMPTQLFTPTFSIARIVGWTAHALEQQDNNVIFRPQSEYIGS; this comes from the coding sequence ATGTTTCAGCAAGGATTGAAAGGCGTAGTAGCTGTTCAAACAGCGATTGCTTCCGTAGATGGAGACCGAGGAGAACTGCGCTACCGAGGTCAATTGGTGGGAGACGTAATTCAAGGTAAGTCGTTTGATGAAACTGCCTATTTTCTCTGGTATGGTCAGTGGCCCGATGCTGAGCAATTAACAAACTTGCAACAGCAATTGATCAGCTACCGCGAACTGCCGGCGCACATTGTCGAAATCGCTCAGCTACTGCCGAAAGAAACGCCTTTGATGGACGCCATGCGGACACTGGTATCGGCATACACACACGCTGAATTCCAAGCTACATCTCCTGCCGAACAAGCCATTGCACTGACAGCTGCTTTGCCCGTGATGACAGCTGCTTTTTATCGGCTTCAAATTGGTCAAGAGCTTATCAGTCCAAGAGACGATTTCGGACACACTGAGAACTATTTATGGATGATCAATGGACAGGAACCAACCCGTGTACAGACCGAAGCTCTCGAAACCTATTTAAAGCTGACCATGGAGCACGGTATGAACGCTTCAACATTTGCAGCACGTGTCACCATCTCCACCGAGTCCGATCTCGTATCAGCCGTTGTTTCAGCAATTGGCACCATGAAAGGCCCGCTTCACGGTGGAGCTCCATCCGGTGTCATCGATTTGCTGGATAAAATGAAAACCGAAGATCGCATTGATGCAGTCATTACTGAAAAACTAGACCGCGGAGAGAAAATCATGGGCTTTGGCCACCGGGTCTACCGAACAGAAGATCCCCGGTCGGTCATACTCCGCGATAAGTGTTTCGAGCTGCAAGGGGAAGATCCATGGATCGATTTAGCGACCGTTGCCGAGAAGCACATTGTCAATCTCCTGAACGAGCGCAAACCCGGAAGAGCTCTTTATACAAATGTAGAATTCTATGCAGCAGCCATCATGCGGTCAATCGCGATGCCAACTCAGCTGTTCACTCCAACATTCAGCATTGCCCGGATTGTCGGATGGACTGCTCATGCGCTAGAGCAGCAAGACAATAACGTCATTTTCCGTCCCCAATCCGAATATATCGGGAGCTAA
- the glmM gene encoding phosphoglucosamine mutase, which produces MGKYFGTDGVRGVANTELTPELAFRLGRIGGYILTKSAKDKPKVLIGRDTRISGEMLEGALAAGLLSVGAEVMRLGVISTPGVSYLTRVMSAEAGVMISASHNPVEDNGIKFFGSDGFKLSDAQEAEIEALLDSSVDTLPRPTGGDLGSITDYFEGGQKYLQYLKQTVDEEFEGILVALDCAHGATSTLATHVFADLDADITSMGASPNGLNINAGVGSTHPEKLAELVVAKNADIGLAFDGDGDRLIAVDEKGHIVDGDQIMYICAKHLHSEGRLKKDTVVSTVMSNMGFYKALESHGMKSNKTAVGDRYVVEEMKNNGYNLGGEQSGHIIFLDYNTTGDGLLTGLQLVNIMKITGKKLSELASEMTIYPQKLVNIRVTDKHAVTDNAKVAAVIAEVETEMNGNGRVLVRPSGTEPLVRIMVEAASAEDCENYVERIAEVVRCEMGLN; this is translated from the coding sequence ATGGGAAAATATTTTGGAACAGATGGAGTACGGGGAGTCGCCAATACGGAGCTGACACCTGAATTGGCTTTTAGATTAGGGCGCATTGGCGGATATATTTTAACGAAAAGCGCAAAAGATAAACCGAAAGTGCTGATTGGCCGCGATACACGAATTTCAGGTGAAATGCTGGAAGGCGCATTGGCTGCCGGCCTGCTTTCTGTAGGAGCGGAAGTAATGCGTTTAGGCGTTATCAGTACACCTGGCGTCTCTTATTTGACGCGTGTGATGAGTGCTGAAGCGGGCGTCATGATTTCTGCCTCACACAACCCTGTAGAAGATAACGGCATCAAATTCTTCGGTTCAGACGGCTTTAAATTGTCGGATGCACAGGAAGCGGAAATTGAAGCCTTGCTTGACAGCAGTGTAGACACATTGCCGCGTCCGACAGGCGGCGATCTTGGCAGCATCACAGATTACTTCGAAGGCGGCCAAAAATACCTGCAGTACTTGAAGCAGACAGTCGATGAAGAATTCGAAGGCATCTTAGTAGCACTTGATTGTGCGCACGGGGCGACTTCTACACTGGCGACGCATGTATTTGCGGATCTGGATGCAGACATCACGTCAATGGGCGCTTCACCGAACGGCTTGAACATCAATGCTGGAGTAGGTTCTACTCATCCCGAGAAATTGGCGGAGTTGGTAGTCGCTAAAAATGCGGATATCGGATTGGCTTTCGACGGCGACGGCGATCGTTTGATTGCAGTGGATGAAAAAGGCCATATCGTAGACGGCGATCAGATCATGTATATTTGTGCCAAGCACTTGCATTCAGAAGGCCGTTTGAAGAAAGATACAGTGGTTTCGACTGTCATGAGCAATATGGGCTTCTACAAGGCATTGGAAAGCCACGGCATGAAAAGCAACAAGACCGCTGTTGGCGACCGTTATGTCGTAGAAGAAATGAAGAACAACGGCTACAACTTGGGCGGCGAACAATCGGGCCATATTATCTTCCTGGATTACAATACGACAGGCGACGGCTTATTGACTGGTCTGCAGCTTGTTAATATCATGAAAATCACCGGCAAGAAATTATCTGAACTGGCATCTGAAATGACCATTTATCCGCAAAAACTCGTGAATATTCGCGTGACGGATAAACATGCAGTGACAGACAACGCCAAAGTGGCAGCTGTCATAGCAGAAGTTGAAACTGAGATGAACGGCAACGGCCGTGTGCTTGTGCGTCCATCTGGAACAGAGCCACTTGTTCGCATCATGGTGGAAGCAGCTTCTGCAGAAGACTGCGAAAACTATGTAGAACGCATCGCAGAAGTTGTACGCTGCGAAATGGGCTTAAACTAA
- the cdaA gene encoding diadenylate cyclase CdaA, with translation MPFFENLTDQTPFGLLGNVIDILLVWFVIYKLITVIKGTKAVQLLKGIFVIIIARLVTQVLNLETLGWIMQQVLEWGFLAIIIIFQPELRRALEQLGRGKLFSSSTLNEESERNRLIEAMSKSVSYMAKRRIGALVSIERETGLSEYIETGIPMNSDITSELMINLFIPNTPLHDGAVIVQKNRIAAAACYLPLSESPFISKELGTRHRAALGISEVTDAITIVVSEETGAISLTANGDLHRNLSLEDFEVKLRRIWFGAEQQEVALSWWNLRGKKNG, from the coding sequence ATGCCTTTTTTTGAGAATTTAACAGACCAAACACCATTCGGACTTCTAGGAAATGTTATCGATATTTTATTAGTTTGGTTCGTTATCTACAAATTGATCACCGTCATCAAAGGAACGAAGGCCGTTCAACTGCTGAAAGGGATCTTTGTTATTATTATTGCCCGCCTTGTAACACAGGTACTCAACTTGGAAACGCTAGGTTGGATTATGCAGCAGGTGCTGGAATGGGGCTTCCTGGCTATTATTATTATTTTCCAGCCCGAGCTGCGCCGAGCACTTGAACAACTTGGCCGCGGCAAGCTATTCTCCAGCAGTACGTTGAATGAAGAATCTGAGCGCAACCGGCTCATTGAGGCGATGTCTAAATCCGTCAGCTATATGGCTAAACGGCGGATCGGGGCATTGGTGTCGATCGAACGCGAAACCGGTTTGAGCGAATACATTGAGACGGGCATTCCGATGAATTCAGATATTACGTCTGAACTGATGATCAATTTGTTTATCCCGAATACACCGTTGCACGATGGAGCGGTAATTGTACAAAAAAACCGGATTGCCGCAGCGGCTTGTTATTTGCCGCTGTCCGAAAGTCCATTCATTTCAAAAGAGCTGGGAACGCGTCACCGCGCGGCTCTTGGTATCAGTGAAGTGACCGATGCGATTACCATTGTCGTGTCGGAAGAAACAGGAGCCATCAGCCTGACGGCGAATGGCGATTTGCATCGTAATTTGTCGCTCGAAGACTTTGAAGTGAAGCTGCGCCGGATCTGGTTCGGAGCAGAACAGCAGGAAGTCGCTCTTTCTTGGTGGAATTTGAGGGGGAAAAAGAATGGATAA
- a CDS encoding LysR family transcriptional regulator translates to MEVQWLRTFVDAAETLNFRMTSERLIMSQPSVTVHIRLLEESLGLLLFKRSHNRVSLTEEGRHFKKRAAQVLEQLDASVEEVHSFAQGYRKKWILAISPLMAETILPYVLKSFISEHPEVELVIRVEESEHIEALVESEQVSAGISALPPTGRAIAQYIVYDDPLLFILPRDAYDDETGPAVSVEKTLRDSVLFTHHHPVFWEELLGKLRFRVPGIRTMKVTQAHIAKRFIQEGLGASFLPKSMVRRELVEGRLMEAHFDLFPLPVVSTYFLTKTMGVLEEDFLRRIQSVYFT, encoded by the coding sequence ATGGAAGTCCAGTGGTTAAGAACTTTCGTGGATGCTGCAGAAACCTTGAATTTTAGGATGACTTCAGAACGCCTTATAATGTCACAACCCAGCGTCACCGTACATATTCGTTTGTTGGAAGAAAGTCTGGGTCTCCTTTTGTTCAAACGCAGTCATAACCGTGTGTCACTGACAGAGGAAGGGCGGCATTTTAAAAAGAGAGCTGCACAGGTGCTCGAACAGCTGGATGCCAGTGTGGAGGAGGTGCATTCGTTTGCGCAAGGCTACCGAAAAAAATGGATTTTGGCGATTTCCCCGTTGATGGCGGAAACGATTTTGCCCTATGTGCTGAAATCGTTTATAAGCGAACACCCAGAAGTGGAATTGGTGATCCGCGTGGAAGAATCCGAGCATATCGAAGCTTTGGTTGAATCCGAGCAAGTATCTGCAGGGATTTCAGCCTTGCCGCCTACCGGGCGAGCTATTGCTCAATACATTGTGTATGACGATCCGCTGCTGTTCATTTTGCCTAGAGATGCCTATGACGATGAGACTGGCCCTGCCGTTTCGGTAGAGAAGACATTGCGGGACTCGGTCTTGTTTACACACCATCATCCTGTTTTCTGGGAAGAGCTGTTAGGAAAGCTAAGATTTCGTGTACCGGGTATTCGGACCATGAAAGTGACACAAGCGCATATCGCCAAACGATTTATCCAGGAAGGTTTAGGGGCATCGTTTTTGCCGAAATCGATGGTTCGGCGGGAGTTGGTTGAAGGGAGATTGATGGAAGCGCATTTTGATTTGTTTCCCTTGCCTGTAGTTTCCACTTATTTTTTGACGAAAACCATGGGCGTGCTTGAAGAAGATTTTTTACGACGCATCCAATCGGTGTATTTTACTTAA
- a CDS encoding CdaR family protein, producing the protein MDKMMDNRWFLRITALLLAFLLFFTVQAEDSPTGTTDTSRTSEIIEDVELEVYHDNSLMVSGVPKTADLHLNGPVSIVQTARQLEDFTLFVDLRNLPMGEHQVPIQTENLSEQLNIRVDPEFVNVVIEERVSQEFRIDPEINERMLADGFTLESVAVDPETVTVTGPKSMIDAISFVKATVSGEQGVKESFTTAARVRVLAEDLTKLESAEIEPQEVEVAVEVVEYSKVVPVRIEPIGEAGAGITINDWSTSTEEVRIFGPETVVDELTEYVVEVDAASVTATDSTVDVELKVPSGASAVSPGQVTVEAETVVDGSVQVPEDLGN; encoded by the coding sequence ATGGATAAGATGATGGACAATCGCTGGTTTTTACGGATTACGGCGCTGCTGTTGGCCTTTCTTTTATTCTTCACCGTGCAGGCGGAAGACAGTCCTACTGGGACGACAGACACTAGCCGGACGTCTGAAATCATTGAAGATGTGGAGCTTGAGGTATACCATGACAATAGCCTGATGGTCAGCGGTGTGCCGAAAACAGCGGATCTGCATTTAAACGGCCCCGTCAGTATTGTGCAAACTGCGCGCCAATTGGAAGACTTTACTTTGTTTGTAGATTTACGAAATTTGCCGATGGGAGAGCATCAAGTTCCTATCCAAACTGAAAATCTGTCTGAACAATTAAATATTCGGGTAGACCCGGAATTCGTCAACGTGGTCATTGAAGAGCGGGTATCGCAGGAGTTCCGAATTGATCCGGAGATAAACGAACGGATGCTTGCAGACGGTTTCACTTTAGAAAGTGTGGCTGTCGATCCCGAAACGGTTACGGTGACTGGCCCGAAAAGCATGATCGATGCCATTAGCTTTGTCAAAGCGACAGTTTCTGGGGAGCAGGGAGTGAAGGAATCCTTTACGACTGCGGCCCGTGTCCGTGTCTTGGCAGAGGATTTGACCAAGCTAGAAAGTGCGGAAATTGAACCTCAGGAAGTGGAAGTGGCTGTTGAGGTTGTCGAATACAGCAAAGTAGTACCGGTGAGAATTGAACCGATCGGTGAAGCCGGTGCAGGTATTACAATCAATGACTGGAGCACATCCACCGAAGAAGTCCGCATTTTTGGACCGGAAACCGTCGTGGATGAACTGACCGAATATGTCGTTGAAGTGGATGCTGCAAGCGTCACTGCAACGGACAGCACAGTGGATGTTGAGCTGAAAGTTCCTTCTGGCGCTTCTGCAGTTTCACCGGGACAAGTCACAGTTGAAGCGGAAACGGTTGTCGATGGCTCCGTGCAGGTGCCTGAAGATCTTGGAAATTAA